In one Mucilaginibacter sp. PAMB04168 genomic region, the following are encoded:
- a CDS encoding sigma-70 family RNA polymerase sigma factor — MLVETDDITLKSRFQNKTTKKEAFKEILDSYSRKLYYFLRKLGIDHEDTDELIQDVFLNLWRTEIFDTAIDLALYRLMARHTIVFLEKKAVVQINGLTSKELIIMILKDQEEFDFSEIAQITAIPVTEVRHYFKVAVTKFNQTLRK, encoded by the coding sequence ATGTTAGTCGAAACTGATGATATTACGCTGAAGAGCCGTTTTCAAAACAAAACGACAAAGAAAGAAGCATTTAAAGAAATTTTAGACAGTTATAGCCGGAAGCTGTATTACTTTCTAAGGAAATTAGGCATTGATCATGAAGATACTGATGAGTTAATACAAGACGTTTTCCTGAATTTGTGGAGGACAGAAATTTTTGACACTGCTATTGACCTGGCTTTATACCGTCTAATGGCAAGGCACACTATAGTGTTTCTGGAAAAAAAGGCGGTGGTGCAAATAAATGGCTTAACGTCTAAGGAACTAATAATTATGATCCTAAAAGATCAGGAAGAATTTGATTTTTCCGAAATAGCCCAAATAACCGCTATTCCAGTTACCGAGGTCCGTCATTATTTTAAAGTGGCAGTCACAAAATTTAATCAGACTTTACGGAAATAG